From one Halosimplex rubrum genomic stretch:
- a CDS encoding GNAT family N-acetyltransferase, whose protein sequence is MSGPVFMEAERVTFHPIEEDDLEFFRDLINHPEVREGLAATEPVNMADEREWFESLGEDGVQFCLRVDGERVGTVSFRQFSEEWGTTELAYFFHPDHWGEGYATEAVRRMVAYGFEERRLGKVWARVFAFNDASARVLEKAGFDHEATLPGQGFARGERVDLERYGVLASEW, encoded by the coding sequence ATGAGCGGACCGGTGTTCATGGAGGCCGAGCGGGTGACCTTTCACCCGATCGAGGAGGACGATCTGGAGTTCTTCCGCGACCTGATCAACCACCCCGAGGTGCGCGAGGGGCTGGCGGCGACCGAGCCGGTCAACATGGCCGACGAGCGCGAGTGGTTCGAGTCCCTCGGCGAGGACGGCGTCCAGTTCTGCCTGCGAGTCGACGGCGAGCGCGTCGGGACCGTCAGCTTCCGGCAGTTCAGCGAGGAGTGGGGGACGACCGAACTCGCGTACTTCTTCCACCCCGACCACTGGGGAGAGGGGTACGCCACCGAGGCCGTCCGGCGGATGGTCGCGTACGGCTTCGAGGAGCGCCGCCTCGGCAAGGTCTGGGCCCGCGTGTTCGCGTTCAACGACGCTTCGGCGCGCGTGCTGGAGAAGGCCGGCTTCGACCACGAGGCCACGCTGCCCGGCCAGGGGTTCGCCCGCGGCGAGCGCGTCGACCTGGAGCGGTACGGCGTCCTCGCGAGC
- a CDS encoding helix-turn-helix domain-containing protein, which yields MGERRELAEKIAGEIALSDDPGGTLRKWRTDFEVAQTELADQLGVSPSVVSDYESGRRESPGIGVVKRTVEALLTIDERRGGSHIRQHARVLSAGFDADIVHDLREYPTAVPVGDFYDAIGATEIVSGAQETVAGHTVIDSIQAISRLSSEEFYRLYGQSTNRALVFTNVTSGEGAMVALRVLNPTPNAVVLQGLDDESVWQHAGELARIDGYSLAACPTDLDEMLARVRELP from the coding sequence ATGGGAGAGCGCCGCGAGTTGGCCGAGAAGATCGCGGGCGAGATCGCCCTGAGCGACGACCCCGGCGGGACCCTCCGGAAGTGGCGCACCGACTTCGAAGTCGCCCAGACGGAGCTGGCCGACCAGCTCGGCGTCTCGCCCTCGGTCGTCTCGGACTACGAGAGCGGCCGCCGCGAGAGCCCGGGCATCGGCGTCGTCAAACGCACCGTCGAGGCGCTGTTGACCATCGACGAGCGCCGCGGGGGCAGCCACATCCGCCAGCACGCCCGCGTCCTCTCGGCGGGGTTCGACGCCGACATCGTCCACGACCTCCGCGAGTACCCCACGGCCGTCCCGGTCGGCGACTTCTACGACGCCATCGGCGCCACCGAGATCGTCTCCGGCGCCCAGGAGACCGTCGCCGGCCACACCGTCATCGACAGCATCCAGGCCATCTCCAGGCTGTCGTCCGAGGAGTTCTACCGCCTGTACGGCCAGTCGACCAACCGCGCCCTCGTGTTCACCAACGTCACCAGCGGCGAGGGCGCGATGGTCGCCCTGCGCGTGCTGAACCCGACGCCCAACGCCGTCGTCCTCCAGGGACTGGACGACGAGAGCGTCTGGCAACACGCCGGCGAACTCGCCCGCATCGACGGCTACTCGCTGGCGGCCTGTCCGACCGACTTAGACGAGATGCTCGCCCGCGTGCGCGAGTTACCGTAG
- a CDS encoding transporter: protein MVDTDAKRAAGRGLAGGIAAWILGYLVVYLLHGSSIQNSFGSGVLEVFTGDPVAWKLVGWLFYNAHNVAVQISLLGQRSVNLVAGAEEAALTALFALPPVLLVLAGAVAAWNTAGEPATAARNGAAVALGYLPLSLAGAVVFAIGSGDGPSAGPALVTAVLLAGLAYPLVFGAVGGLAGGHLSAD, encoded by the coding sequence ATGGTAGACACGGATGCGAAACGAGCGGCCGGTCGCGGGCTGGCAGGGGGAATCGCCGCGTGGATACTCGGCTATCTCGTCGTGTATCTCTTGCACGGGAGCTCGATCCAGAACTCGTTCGGCTCGGGCGTGCTGGAGGTGTTCACCGGCGATCCGGTCGCCTGGAAGCTCGTCGGGTGGCTGTTCTACAACGCGCACAACGTCGCCGTCCAGATATCGCTGCTCGGCCAGCGGTCGGTGAACCTCGTCGCCGGCGCCGAGGAGGCGGCGCTGACCGCGCTGTTCGCCCTCCCGCCGGTCCTGCTGGTCCTCGCGGGCGCGGTCGCGGCCTGGAACACCGCCGGCGAGCCGGCGACGGCCGCCCGCAACGGCGCCGCCGTCGCGCTGGGGTATCTCCCGCTGTCGCTGGCGGGCGCCGTCGTGTTCGCGATCGGGAGCGGCGACGGCCCCTCGGCCGGTCCCGCGCTCGTGACCGCCGTCCTGCTGGCGGGGCTCGCGTATCCGCTGGTGTTCGGCGCGGTCGGCGGGCTGGCGGGCGGCCACCTCTCGGCGGACTAA
- a CDS encoding mechanosensitive ion channel family protein, producing the protein MVAPAAPVPLQTETGTPGNGTATPGVGPAELVEFAPVVVRGAWFLLTATVVLVVGLFVVEPLIARVVRRRNRGNPTIQDAITRYVRLLVFAVAAVVGAGVAGLANVLTSSALVVAAATLAVGVAAQTVVGSLVGGLVLVFDPEFSVGDYIEWDDGEGTVEAITLRVTRVESPDGALVTVPNTVLTSQAITRPFGRGRCRVVERVDIDYADDPDRATEILESVARGLDGAADRPEPVAFVDELGDGVVRLRTHFWLEDARQPAVFEARSAFAQGVRRRFDEAGITVSPASEHELRGRIAVDDER; encoded by the coding sequence ATGGTCGCGCCCGCCGCGCCCGTTCCGCTCCAGACCGAGACGGGGACGCCGGGGAACGGGACAGCCACGCCCGGCGTCGGCCCGGCGGAACTGGTCGAGTTCGCACCGGTGGTCGTCCGCGGCGCGTGGTTCCTCCTGACGGCGACCGTCGTCCTCGTCGTCGGCCTGTTCGTCGTCGAGCCGCTGATCGCCCGCGTGGTCCGGAGACGGAACCGCGGCAACCCCACGATACAGGACGCCATCACCCGCTACGTCCGCCTGCTCGTCTTCGCCGTCGCGGCCGTCGTCGGCGCGGGCGTGGCCGGTCTCGCGAACGTCCTCACGAGTTCGGCGCTGGTCGTCGCCGCGGCGACGCTCGCGGTCGGCGTCGCCGCGCAAACCGTCGTCGGCTCGCTCGTCGGCGGGCTCGTCCTCGTGTTCGACCCGGAGTTCAGCGTCGGCGACTACATCGAGTGGGACGACGGCGAGGGCACCGTCGAGGCGATCACCCTCCGGGTCACCCGCGTCGAGAGCCCCGACGGCGCGCTGGTGACCGTCCCTAACACCGTCCTGACGAGCCAGGCGATCACCCGCCCGTTCGGCCGCGGCCGCTGCCGCGTCGTCGAGCGGGTCGACATCGACTACGCCGACGACCCCGACCGCGCGACCGAGATCCTCGAATCCGTCGCTCGCGGGCTCGACGGCGCCGCCGACCGGCCGGAACCGGTGGCGTTCGTCGACGAACTCGGCGACGGGGTGGTCCGCCTCCGAACCCACTTCTGGCTCGAAGACGCCCGCCAGCCGGCGGTGTTCGAAGCCAGGTCCGCGTTCGCCCAGGGAGTCAGACGACGGTTCGACGAGGCCGGCATCACCGTCAGCCCCGCGTCGGAACACGAACTCCGCGGGCGGATAGCCGTCGACGACGAACGGTGA
- a CDS encoding replication factor C large subunit yields the protein MDWTEKYRPSSLDEIRGNDKARDALQEWADTWDDHREAVVLHGSPGIGKTSAAHALAGDEGWATIELNASDSRTKDVIERVAGEAAKSGTLTAGEAGRRVVILDEADNLHGNVDRGGSAAITSLVKEASQPMILIANDFYEMSSGLRNACREIEFRDVSKRSIVPVLRDLCRKEGVEYDDAALDQIAEMNSGDLRGAIKDLQAMAEGRDRIGADDVVTGERDKTQGVFDYLDTVIKEAGAEEALKASYDVDETPDDLINWIEDNMPKDYEGEELAVAYDFLSNADRWLGRVRATQNYTFWRYAGDNMTAGVAAARREPKGGWTRYGPPSYWSKLGRSRGTRNKRDYVARRIAEAGGVSMSTARREILPHLSVMTHHCKNRELTVAMAAKYELEAKHVSFITGSGEDTNKVQSIVEDAERLREERAVENAGGAFENARSGETDEGDGSDAEAADEGDAEGQPPQASLDGSGSASETAAEEVGDEPDEPADEDDSQSGLSDFM from the coding sequence ATGGACTGGACGGAGAAATACCGGCCGTCGTCGCTCGACGAGATCCGCGGGAACGACAAGGCCCGCGACGCCCTCCAGGAGTGGGCGGACACCTGGGACGACCACCGGGAAGCGGTCGTGCTCCACGGCTCGCCGGGGATCGGCAAGACCTCCGCGGCGCACGCGCTGGCCGGCGACGAGGGGTGGGCGACCATCGAACTCAACGCCTCGGACTCGCGGACGAAGGACGTGATCGAGCGGGTCGCCGGCGAGGCCGCCAAATCGGGGACGCTCACCGCCGGCGAGGCCGGCCGCCGCGTCGTCATCCTCGACGAGGCCGACAACCTCCACGGCAACGTCGACCGCGGCGGGTCGGCGGCGATCACCTCGCTGGTCAAGGAGGCCAGCCAGCCGATGATCCTCATCGCCAACGACTTCTACGAGATGTCTTCGGGCCTCCGCAACGCCTGCCGGGAGATCGAGTTCCGCGACGTGTCCAAGCGGTCGATCGTGCCCGTCCTCCGGGACCTCTGCCGGAAGGAGGGCGTCGAGTACGACGACGCCGCGCTCGACCAGATCGCCGAGATGAACAGCGGCGACCTGCGGGGTGCGATCAAGGACCTCCAAGCGATGGCCGAGGGTCGCGACCGCATCGGCGCCGACGACGTGGTGACGGGCGAGCGCGACAAGACACAGGGGGTGTTCGACTACCTCGACACGGTGATCAAGGAGGCCGGCGCGGAGGAGGCGCTGAAGGCCTCCTACGACGTGGACGAGACGCCCGACGACCTGATCAACTGGATCGAGGACAACATGCCCAAGGACTACGAGGGCGAGGAGCTGGCGGTCGCCTACGACTTCCTCTCGAACGCGGACCGCTGGCTCGGTCGCGTGCGCGCGACGCAGAACTACACGTTCTGGCGCTACGCCGGCGACAACATGACCGCCGGCGTGGCCGCCGCGCGCCGCGAACCCAAGGGCGGGTGGACCCGCTACGGCCCCCCCAGTTACTGGTCGAAGCTCGGCCGCTCGCGGGGGACCCGGAACAAACGGGACTACGTCGCACGGCGGATCGCCGAGGCCGGCGGCGTCAGCATGTCGACGGCTCGTCGGGAGATCCTGCCCCATCTGTCGGTGATGACCCACCACTGCAAGAACCGCGAGCTGACCGTCGCGATGGCGGCGAAGTACGAACTGGAAGCCAAGCACGTCTCCTTTATCACCGGCAGCGGCGAGGACACTAACAAGGTCCAGTCGATCGTCGAGGACGCCGAGCGCCTGCGCGAGGAGCGAGCCGTCGAGAACGCCGGCGGCGCCTTCGAGAACGCCCGATCGGGCGAGACCGACGAGGGCGATGGCAGCGACGCCGAAGCGGCCGACGAGGGGGACGCCGAGGGCCAGCCCCCCCAGGCGTCGCTCGACGGGTCGGGGAGTGCGAGCGAGACGGCAGCGGAGGAGGTCGGCGACGAGCCCGACGAGCCGGCCGACGAGGACGACTCTCAGTCGGGGCTCTCAGATTTCATGTAG
- a CDS encoding type IV pilin N-terminal domain-containing protein, which produces MTADGFGRRRFVGTGIVGFATGLGGCADLFGGPETARSARFEFEYDSANGSLTATHAGGDGIPASDLVIETVDGTRATWSELGSTSETADQSVEEGSAAEVGPATVNWERSVGPAVTIRVLYVPSEESVTTLETFVPPTSTPTATSTPSTTGTPTPTPAPAPSEPATATASAPLWESDFEDGTLDDFSVTQFPSGDDDTESYHVVSDPSRGEYAVKHRTESRYLEPVQAVSLEPPLTLTVDLYVSGMSGLDVFLQYDPETDRGYEIKARSNFKGEFVEVSRHHDKFSSADSSKPVVQRNSDGAFERGSWQPLRVTWDADGRITATVDSTGEQAIITDTELSGFTFRLVGYHYSGWAAFDNLLITPGVLDGPRQ; this is translated from the coding sequence ATGACGGCTGACGGATTCGGTCGACGGCGATTCGTGGGGACGGGGATCGTAGGTTTCGCGACGGGACTGGGCGGATGTGCCGACCTGTTCGGAGGGCCCGAGACGGCTCGTTCGGCCAGGTTCGAGTTCGAGTACGACTCCGCGAACGGGTCTCTCACCGCGACGCACGCCGGCGGAGACGGGATCCCCGCGAGCGATCTGGTGATCGAGACGGTCGACGGGACGCGCGCCACGTGGAGCGAACTGGGTTCCACGAGCGAAACGGCCGACCAGTCGGTCGAGGAGGGGAGCGCCGCCGAGGTTGGGCCGGCGACCGTCAACTGGGAGCGGTCGGTCGGACCGGCGGTGACGATCCGCGTGCTGTACGTCCCAAGCGAGGAGTCGGTGACGACGCTGGAGACGTTCGTGCCGCCGACATCGACGCCGACCGCGACCTCGACACCGTCCACGACCGGGACGCCCACGCCGACACCGGCACCGGCACCGTCCGAACCCGCGACTGCCACGGCGTCGGCCCCGCTCTGGGAGAGCGACTTCGAGGACGGGACGCTCGACGACTTCTCGGTGACACAGTTTCCCAGCGGGGACGACGACACGGAGTCGTACCACGTCGTCTCGGACCCGAGCCGCGGCGAGTACGCCGTCAAACACCGGACGGAATCGCGGTATCTCGAGCCCGTCCAGGCGGTCTCGCTCGAACCGCCGCTGACGCTCACGGTCGACCTGTACGTCTCCGGGATGTCCGGGCTCGACGTCTTCCTCCAGTACGACCCGGAGACCGACCGCGGGTACGAGATCAAGGCCAGGAGCAACTTCAAGGGCGAGTTCGTCGAAGTCAGCCGACATCACGACAAGTTCTCGTCCGCCGACTCGAGCAAGCCTGTCGTCCAGCGCAACAGCGACGGTGCCTTCGAGCGGGGGTCGTGGCAGCCCCTGCGCGTGACCTGGGACGCCGACGGGCGGATCACCGCGACCGTCGACTCCACCGGGGAACAGGCGATTATCACCGATACCGAGCTGTCGGGCTTCACCTTCCGGCTGGTCGGCTACCACTACTCCGGGTGGGCGGCCTTCGACAACCTGCTTATCACGCCCGGGGTCCTCGACGGACCACGCCAGTGA
- a CDS encoding COX15/CtaA family protein gives MTRRFRTLAGVTTALTFVLILLGLHTGSTGGGLSCGTRWPLCNGWMGLFPANWASFFEWFHRFVAMVVGFLLLGWLYGVWRWQDDRRIRYAVTAAIAILPVQIVLGGITTTAGGMFPRGFNPAIMIAHFTTATLIFALLVYATVRMFDTPGTHVVRTVVGLGGGLVALVAVFEFLAVFDHPPTNQVVYYAVSFTLLAAFVALLVWSEDAVEPANLLRFRAVTAVAAALLYVAMVLSRQKWGLPDLYGDATTVLLAAAVAGLAVLTNRVIVDTGGFGAQRAD, from the coding sequence ATGACCCGCCGCTTCCGGACTCTCGCGGGCGTCACGACGGCGCTCACCTTCGTCCTCATCCTGCTGGGGCTGCACACCGGATCGACCGGTGGCGGACTCTCCTGCGGGACGCGGTGGCCGCTGTGCAACGGCTGGATGGGGCTGTTCCCGGCCAACTGGGCGAGCTTCTTCGAGTGGTTCCACCGCTTCGTCGCGATGGTCGTCGGCTTCCTGCTGCTGGGGTGGCTCTACGGCGTCTGGCGCTGGCAGGACGACCGCCGGATCCGCTACGCCGTCACCGCCGCCATCGCGATCCTCCCCGTCCAGATCGTCCTCGGCGGAATCACGACGACCGCCGGCGGCATGTTCCCTCGCGGGTTCAATCCCGCCATCATGATCGCCCACTTCACGACCGCGACGCTGATCTTCGCGCTGCTCGTCTACGCGACCGTCCGGATGTTCGATACCCCGGGAACCCACGTCGTTCGGACCGTCGTCGGCCTCGGCGGCGGCCTCGTCGCGCTAGTCGCCGTCTTCGAGTTCCTCGCCGTCTTCGACCACCCGCCGACCAACCAGGTCGTCTACTACGCCGTCTCGTTCACCCTCCTGGCCGCGTTCGTCGCGCTGCTCGTCTGGAGTGAGGACGCCGTCGAACCCGCGAACCTGCTGCGTTTCCGCGCGGTCACCGCCGTCGCAGCGGCGCTGTTGTACGTCGCCATGGTGTTGAGCCGTCAGAAGTGGGGCCTCCCCGACCTCTACGGCGACGCCACGACGGTACTGCTCGCTGCCGCCGTCGCCGGGCTCGCGGTCCTCACCAACCGCGTGATCGTCGACACCGGCGGCTTCGGCGCCCAACGCGCCGACTGA
- a CDS encoding NADP-dependent malic enzyme — protein sequence MGLDEDALEYHRTEPPGKLEIATTKPTNTQRDLQLAYSPGVAAPCLAIDENSADAYEYTAKGNMVGVVSNGTAVLGLGDIGAQASKPVMEGKGVLFKRFADIDVFDVEMDEHDTQAFIDAVAAMEPTFGGINLEDISAPECFVMEEQLRERMDIPVFHDDQHGTAIISGAALINAAEISGKSLEDMRIVFSGAGASAIATARFYVSLGAKKENILMCDSSGIITEERAEAGDLNEYKRQFARDVPEGDLADAMDDADVFVGLSIGGIVSQEMVRSMNENPVIFAMANPDPEITYEDAKDARDDTVIMGTGRSDYPNQVNNVLGFPFIFRGALDVRATDINEDMKRAAAEALAELARKDVPDEVVKAYGDQPLQFGPEYIIPKPVDPRVLFEVAPAVAEAAMESGAARTELDTDEYVERLEARLGKSREMMRVVLNKAQSDPKRLALAEGANEKMIRAAFQLQEQGIAEPVLIGERDEIEATRDDLGLEFEPEVVDPENGDYEEYAERLHELRQRKGITRSEASELVENDTNYLASVMVEQDDADAMLTGLTHHYPSALRPPLEVIGTAPDADYAAGVYMLTFKNQVVFCADTTVNLDPDSDVLSEVTKHTASLARDFNIEPRAALLSYSNFGSVENEGTAKLRGAVSDLHDDPEVDFPVDGEMQADTAVVEDILNGTYDFADLEDPANVLVFPNLEAGNIGYKLLQRLGGADAIGPMLVGMDKPVHVLQRGDEVKDIVNLGAAAVVDAQQQEDEE from the coding sequence ATGGGACTCGACGAGGACGCACTGGAGTATCATCGCACAGAGCCGCCCGGGAAACTGGAGATCGCGACGACCAAGCCGACGAACACCCAGCGGGACCTGCAGCTGGCGTACTCGCCGGGTGTCGCCGCGCCGTGTCTGGCGATCGACGAGAACTCGGCCGACGCCTACGAGTACACGGCGAAGGGCAACATGGTCGGGGTCGTCTCCAACGGGACGGCCGTCCTGGGACTGGGCGACATCGGCGCACAGGCATCCAAGCCCGTCATGGAGGGCAAGGGCGTGCTGTTCAAACGGTTCGCCGACATCGACGTGTTCGACGTGGAGATGGACGAACACGACACGCAGGCGTTCATCGACGCCGTCGCGGCGATGGAGCCGACCTTCGGCGGGATCAACTTAGAGGACATCAGCGCCCCGGAGTGTTTCGTCATGGAGGAGCAGCTCCGCGAGCGGATGGACATCCCCGTCTTCCACGACGACCAGCACGGCACTGCCATCATTTCCGGCGCCGCGCTGATCAACGCCGCCGAGATATCGGGCAAGAGCCTCGAAGACATGCGGATCGTCTTCTCGGGCGCCGGCGCCAGCGCCATCGCGACCGCCCGCTTCTACGTCTCGCTGGGCGCGAAGAAGGAGAACATCCTGATGTGTGACTCCTCGGGCATCATCACCGAGGAGCGCGCCGAGGCCGGCGACCTCAACGAGTACAAACGGCAGTTCGCCCGCGACGTGCCCGAGGGCGACCTGGCCGACGCGATGGACGACGCCGACGTGTTCGTCGGCCTGTCGATCGGCGGCATCGTCTCCCAGGAGATGGTCCGGTCGATGAACGAGAACCCGGTCATCTTCGCGATGGCCAACCCCGACCCCGAGATCACCTACGAGGACGCCAAGGACGCCCGCGACGACACCGTCATCATGGGCACCGGCCGCTCCGATTACCCCAACCAGGTCAACAACGTGCTCGGGTTCCCCTTCATCTTCCGCGGCGCGCTCGACGTGCGCGCGACGGACATCAACGAGGACATGAAGCGGGCCGCCGCCGAGGCGCTGGCGGAACTCGCTCGCAAGGACGTGCCCGACGAGGTCGTCAAGGCCTACGGCGACCAGCCGCTGCAGTTCGGCCCGGAGTACATCATCCCCAAGCCCGTCGACCCGCGGGTGCTGTTCGAGGTCGCGCCCGCCGTCGCCGAGGCCGCGATGGAGAGCGGCGCCGCCCGGACCGAGCTCGACACCGACGAGTACGTCGAACGGCTCGAAGCGCGGCTGGGCAAGTCCCGCGAGATGATGCGGGTCGTCCTCAACAAGGCCCAGAGCGACCCCAAGCGGCTCGCGCTGGCCGAGGGCGCCAACGAGAAGATGATCCGCGCCGCGTTCCAGCTGCAGGAACAGGGCATCGCCGAGCCCGTCCTCATCGGCGAGCGCGACGAGATCGAGGCCACCCGTGACGACCTCGGCCTGGAGTTCGAACCGGAGGTCGTCGACCCCGAGAACGGCGACTACGAGGAGTACGCCGAACGGCTCCACGAGCTCCGCCAGCGCAAGGGGATCACCCGCAGCGAGGCCTCCGAACTCGTCGAGAACGACACCAACTACCTCGCCAGCGTGATGGTCGAACAGGACGACGCCGACGCGATGCTGACAGGCCTGACCCACCACTACCCCTCGGCGCTGCGCCCGCCCCTGGAGGTCATCGGCACCGCACCGGACGCCGACTACGCGGCCGGCGTCTACATGCTGACGTTCAAGAATCAGGTCGTCTTCTGCGCGGACACGACGGTCAATCTGGACCCCGACTCCGACGTGCTCTCGGAGGTCACGAAACACACCGCGAGCCTCGCCCGGGACTTCAACATCGAGCCCCGCGCCGCCCTGCTGTCCTATTCGAACTTCGGCAGCGTCGAGAACGAGGGCACCGCGAAGCTCCGCGGCGCCGTGAGCGACCTCCACGACGACCCCGAGGTCGACTTCCCGGTCGACGGCGAGATGCAGGCCGACACCGCCGTCGTCGAGGACATCCTCAACGGCACCTACGACTTCGCCGACCTGGAGGACCCGGCGAACGTCCTCGTGTTCCCGAACCTCGAAGCCGGCAACATCGGCTACAAGCTGCTCCAGCGTCTGGGCGGCGCCGACGCCATCGGCCCGATGCTGGTCGGCATGGACAAACCCGTCCACGTCCTCCAGCGCGGCGACGAGGTCAAAGACATCGTGAATCTGGGCGCCGCTGCCGTCGTCGACGCCCAACAGCAGGAAGACGAGGAGTAG
- a CDS encoding ribonuclease H family protein, with translation MAAYGRPTLRDLFDEAPTPHIAHPPRTHHRDFYLATDGSYREHGGTAPGGDAREFTGGLGVVIETRDGERVARLSVPNRAPDNNVAEYRALHLGLDVLAARSPADASVGVLIDHDVLAENVNAAVLTDRDPELEPTHSVTHPPAIGLHWRGISSRLRDFAEIRAARIDSGYNPAHPLANAPDEYAHVNGEPDRCLLPDEPATAGDDRYPPPSRADRGSASD, from the coding sequence ATGGCCGCATACGGCCGGCCGACCCTTCGCGACCTGTTCGACGAGGCACCGACGCCGCACATCGCCCACCCGCCTCGTACGCACCACCGGGACTTCTACCTCGCCACCGACGGCTCCTACCGGGAGCACGGCGGCACCGCGCCCGGCGGGGACGCCCGCGAGTTCACCGGCGGACTGGGCGTCGTCATCGAGACCCGCGACGGCGAGCGCGTCGCGCGGCTGTCCGTCCCCAACCGCGCCCCCGACAACAACGTCGCCGAGTACCGGGCGCTGCACCTCGGCCTCGACGTGCTCGCCGCCCGCTCGCCCGCGGACGCGAGCGTCGGCGTCCTCATCGACCACGACGTCCTCGCCGAGAACGTCAACGCCGCGGTGCTGACCGACCGCGACCCCGAACTGGAGCCGACACACTCGGTGACCCACCCGCCCGCCATCGGCCTCCACTGGCGGGGCATCAGCTCCCGTCTGCGCGACTTCGCGGAGATCCGCGCCGCCCGCATCGACAGCGGGTACAACCCGGCCCATCCGCTCGCCAACGCCCCCGACGAGTACGCCCACGTCAACGGCGAACCCGACCGCTGTCTGCTGCCCGACGAACCCGCGACCGCCGGCGACGACCGCTACCCGCCGCCCTCTCGGGCCGACCGCGGCAGCGCGAGCGACTGA
- a CDS encoding IS6 family transposase, with protein MPENDRLGGCLDEIDLAFVEREATPKLLMKLSIQLHLAGLSLSNTVSFLEVFGVNRARSTVHNWVHKADLQPEAGRSPDHVAVDETVIRIDGEQYWLYAAVDPDSNELLHTKLEPTRTNALAEMFFGELREKHDVDDAVFLVDGATPLKEACDRHGLDFRYERHGNRNSVERVFREVKRRTNSFSNCFSHVDPATADDWLSSFAFAWNRLI; from the coding sequence ATGCCCGAAAACGACCGCCTCGGTGGATGTTTGGACGAGATTGACTTAGCGTTTGTTGAACGCGAGGCGACACCGAAGCTGCTGATGAAGCTCAGTATTCAGCTGCATCTTGCTGGACTTTCGCTTTCGAATACTGTTTCGTTTCTAGAGGTATTCGGTGTCAATCGTGCTCGTTCGACCGTTCACAACTGGGTTCACAAGGCCGATCTACAGCCGGAGGCTGGTCGGTCACCGGATCACGTTGCGGTTGACGAAACCGTGATCCGGATCGACGGCGAGCAGTACTGGCTGTACGCCGCCGTCGATCCCGATTCGAACGAATTACTCCACACGAAGCTTGAACCGACGAGAACGAACGCTCTCGCCGAGATGTTCTTCGGTGAACTCCGCGAGAAACACGATGTCGACGATGCCGTGTTTCTCGTCGACGGCGCCACTCCGCTGAAAGAAGCCTGCGACCGACACGGCCTCGATTTCAGATACGAACGCCATGGAAATCGCAACAGCGTCGAACGTGTCTTTCGCGAGGTAAAACGCCGAACTAATTCGTTCTCAAACTGTTTCAGTCATGTCGATCCAGCAACCGCCGATGACTGGCTTAGCTCTTTCGCGTTCGCATGGAATCGGCTTATCTGA